The Aspergillus luchuensis IFO 4308 DNA, chromosome 6, nearly complete sequence genome segment GGTGAGGGATTGGTAACTTTATTTCGCGTGAGGTAACTGTTCACGGTTGGACGTCATGGCTGGGCCGGAACCGCCCGGACGCCAAGACAGGAAGTATAAGAACATAACCTCATGCCAGTGGGAAACACCAGTTCAAAGAGACGACCATAATAACCCAattcgattgattgattggcaaGACGGCAAGCGATGATGGCAGCGCATCCCTTACAGGCCTTGGGGGAAGCGGTGGGAGCGGCGGGCGCCGACCCGCGCATCAAGCAATTGAGTTCGCTGTTTCAGGGGGCTAATGACGGGCCCGCCCGGACGGCGGCCAAGTTGACGGGGGTTCAGCAGGGCGGCAAGCGGCAGGATGACGGGCCCTACTTCACCAACAACGAGGGCATTCCCTTCCCCGATCCCGCTCACAGCAAGACGGCGGGTGGACTGCCCTTGGTGTCGGACACTTTCTTGCTGCAGAAACAGCAGCACTTCAACCGCTCGAAGAACCTGGAGCGGATGGTTCATCCCTGTAtgttcctgctgctcctcggtGGTTCCTTCGCCATCTCGGTCTGACTGACGATGCACAGGTGGTAGTGGAGCTTTCGGATACTTCGAAACTACCAGAGACGTCTCCAACCTCACAAAGGTGCATACATCCCTTGGCCGCTCGGAAGACGAATGGAACTTGAAGGAAATGAAGCTAACCTGGACAGGCCGACTTCCTCAAGTCCTCCGGACTGAAGACGCCGGTCTTCGTCCGCTTTTCTACCGTGACTCTCGGTCGGGAATTCCCCGATCTGGCCCGAAACCCGCGTGGCTTTGCCATCAAGTTCTACACGGGAGAAGGAAACTATGACATCGTGGGCCTGAATTTTGTATGTGATGCGGTGGATCTCTTCTGTACTGCCTGATTGACAGATCTCTGACTTTTGTCTGATCAGccggtcttcttctgccGAGACCCTATTCAGGGCCCCGACGTGATTCGGTCGCAATCTCGTAACCCTCAGAATTTCCTCCTCGACCACAACTCACTCTTCGATCTATTGGCCAATACGCCCGAGGGGTATGTTTCGTTCAGTGGATAGGAAAGATGCGTGTCATGTGGCTGACAATGGATAGAAATCATGCCGGTATGATGTTTTTCAGTAACCATGGAACCCCGAAGGGATGGAGAAACAACCACGGCTACGGCTGCCACACCTTCAAATGGTAAGCTGGCTGACATGAACCTGTGACCTGCACCTACTAAACACTTGTAGGGTGAATGATGAAGGCAAATTCGTGTATATCAAGTATCATTTCTTAGCAGATAATGGCCAGAGACAATTCACCGCCGATGAAGCCCAGTACCACGGAGGGGCCGATCCGGACTGGTCCAAACGCGATTTGTGGCAGGCAATCGAAAAGGGGGAAGAGATTACCTACACTGCACACGTGCAGATCATGCAGCCCGAAGACGCAGACCCTGTGAAGCTGGGCTTTGATCCGTTCGATGTGACCAAGGTGTGGCCGAAGAAGCAGTTCCCGGTGAGTCCTAACCTCTCCGTCTTTTCCTCTGGGACGCCCTGGGTCACTCATCCATTTGATATAGCTTCAAGAGTTCGGTAAACTCCGCCTCAACAAGAACCCCGAGAATTTCCATCGCGATGTTGAACAGGCGGCGTTCTCCCCAGGCAGCATGGTCCCCGGCATTGAAGACAGCCCTGACCCCTTGTTGCAATTCCGTATGTTCTTCTACCGCGATGCACAATATCACCGAATCGGCATCAACCTCCACCAAGTTCCCGTCAACTGTCCTTTTATGGCCTCGTCCTATTCATCCCTGAATTTTGATGGTCAAATGCGCGTGGATGCCAATCACGGGATGAACCCGCAATATGTCCCGAACAGCTTTGTGAACAAGTTCCGACCAGATGTTGCCGAGGCGCCTTACCAGCTGGCAGACAACAACGTCGGACGCAAATCCCATTTCTACCACGAAGGCAAGCCTTCCGAATACGATCAGCCACGGGCTTTGTATAAACAGGTGATGGATGAACGTGCTCGCAAGCAACTGCACGATAATACTGCCCGGCTCCTCCGACTCGTGGAGTATCCGCTGATCCAGATCAAGTATTTGGCACAATTGTACCGCATCGCACCGGAGTATGCAAAGGGCGTCTACGATCTGCTCCCCGAAAAGCCGTTTGCGTTTAGCGAGGTCGAGCAACGCGCTGGGGGTGCCGAGGCCGCCATGAAGGAGCCCAAGTTCCGCCCTTGCGCCCCGACTGATAAGTTGGTCGGAACGTGTCCGATGCAGCCGGTTTATAATGTGCGAGTGTAAGAAGCTCTACATTGGCTACATTGCTACTATGTGATGTTTCTTACGATACATGTTCTCGTTTATATTCAGAGCTTATACTGTCGAACATAATCTGCAACAGACATGTTAATTCCATCCTGTTTACAGTGAATACTAGCGTCCCTTCTCTGTGTAAAATGTACAGCCGGTGATGCAGGCACCCTTGCTGAAGCGGCGATGGATCGGATGTCAATAAACCTATGGTGCTCGAAGGTGGTTTTGACATGCTAGTAATACTCTGacgagaatatatatatctgtgcCGACACGGCAATGCTACTCAACCAGTCGGTGTCTTAGGCCTCGGAGCACCCAACTGTCCGCAACCGGTGGTGATGGGCTCCCACTCATAATCACAAAACGGACCTCAAGAAGATAGTGATGGTGACAGCACTTGTCCTCATACAAAGTAGATAGTTCTGCAGTCGTCCCGCGAATGATGACGCCGATCGATACCGTGTTTGGAGATTCATGTGAAACCACCAAGAATAGCCCCACTTACTTGTTGATTAGGCAGACTTTGAAACCATCCAAACCCATCGTCCCGTCAGTTTTTCTTCCATGTCCACATTATCCACGAGTACTTCGCAAACAGAATACTAGTCACCACAAGTCAAGATGCCGGTTACTTTGACGACATccaagaccagaccagagGTATGGCGTACAGCCAAGGCACTCACGGCGGAAGACCTCTTGCAGGAGTCCTGTCCAGAAAACGCCCGTCATTGCAAGCAGCTGCTCCAGAGCTCTTTCACCTCACAACACCTCGCGGAGAATCACATCAGCCCCTCTTCGAATGGCCTGGTCCATGCTGTGTTTCAGGCATATAgctaccatcaccatctgACTTTGCGACCGGAGGATGTATGGTtcgccatcctctcccaacTGAGCTTCTACATCAACGAGCATGCCGAAGAGTTGCGGTCGCATTTCGTGGCCCataagggaaaggaagaagtcTCCGTCACCACAGTGGGGACGATTAGCTCGGTCGACTTTGGAGCACTGGTCGTCCAAATGACCGAGGCCATCCAGAAAAAGGTCGTGGATCCCGACCTCCGGACATGGCTCATGCCGGCattcagcaccaccaccgccagtGACCAGGTCATAGCGGcggtgctgatgatgggTGCCATGCAGCAATACTTCTCCTACACGGCCTATCTGATGTGTGGCATTCCCAGTGTGACGTTGCTGGGCGAGCGGGAAGACTGGGTCCAGCTGCTGAGCAAACTGGACAAGCTTCCGGACTTGGGCACCGAGCCGGCTCAGTTTGCTCGTCTTCTCCGGCCTATCCTGACGAGATTTATTATCTCCTTTGATGATCCTACTTCAGAGTCCGTTCGTGAATTTTGGGGCTTATGTGCAGATCGAATTTCATTCGGG includes the following:
- a CDS encoding catalase (COG:P;~EggNog:ENOG410PGR0;~InterPro:IPR018028,IPR011614,IPR024708,IPR020835, IPR024711,IPR037060,IPR010582;~PFAM:PF00199,PF06628;~go_function: GO:0004096 - catalase activity [Evidence IEA];~go_function: GO:0020037 - heme binding [Evidence IEA];~go_process: GO:0006979 - response to oxidative stress [Evidence IEA];~go_process: GO:0055114 - oxidation-reduction process [Evidence IEA]) gives rise to the protein MMAAHPLQALGEAVGAAGADPRIKQLSSLFQGANDGPARTAAKLTGVQQGGKRQDDGPYFTNNEGIPFPDPAHSKTAGGLPLVSDTFLLQKQQHFNRSKNLERMVHPCGSGAFGYFETTRDVSNLTKADFLKSSGLKTPVFVRFSTVTLGREFPDLARNPRGFAIKFYTGEGNYDIVGLNFPVFFCRDPIQGPDVIRSQSRNPQNFLLDHNSLFDLLANTPEGNHAGMMFFSNHGTPKGWRNNHGYGCHTFKWVNDEGKFVYIKYHFLADNGQRQFTADEAQYHGGADPDWSKRDLWQAIEKGEEITYTAHVQIMQPEDADPVKLGFDPFDVTKVWPKKQFPLQEFGKLRLNKNPENFHRDVEQAAFSPGSMVPGIEDSPDPLLQFRMFFYRDAQYHRIGINLHQVPVNCPFMASSYSSLNFDGQMRVDANHGMNPQYVPNSFVNKFRPDVAEAPYQLADNNVGRKSHFYHEGKPSEYDQPRALYKQVMDERARKQLHDNTARLLRLVEYPLIQIKYLAQLYRIAPEYAKGVYDLLPEKPFAFSEVEQRAGGAEAAMKEPKFRPCAPTDKLVGTCPMQPVYNVRV
- a CDS encoding DUF4419 domain-containing protein (COG:S;~EggNog:ENOG410PHCG;~InterPro:IPR025533;~PFAM:PF14388), giving the protein MPVTLTTSKTRPEVWRTAKALTAEDLLQESCPENARHCKQLLQSSFTSQHLAENHISPSSNGLVHAVFQAYSYHHHLTLRPEDVWFAILSQLSFYINEHAEELRSHFVAHKGKEEVSVTTVGTISSVDFGALVVQMTEAIQKKVVDPDLRTWLMPAFSTTTASDQVIAAVLMMGAMQQYFSYTAYLMCGIPSVTLLGEREDWVQLLSKLDKLPDLGTEPAQFARLLRPILTRFIISFDDPTSESVREFWGLCADRISFGSGPSYLSGWVTAFCYWNEKGRPMEDKGISGCELDGVQYHRVDITDIPGAFASVPMKVNDNGTEYETELVAGVIGIHASCVGDAGGQQDMIQPASGWCIYEKAPAAEDEE